A genomic window from Punica granatum isolate Tunisia-2019 chromosome 2, ASM765513v2, whole genome shotgun sequence includes:
- the LOC116196043 gene encoding nudix hydrolase 23, chloroplastic isoform X1 codes for MSVMLKAIQALACWRRPCATASGFSAASVPVTRSPPRCFTASAQFPAPSVRTRRCLRAIRVYATRSESNSESSTPPVSVQSPGIVKKIKFCQWCGGPTKHEIPDGEERMRAICTLCGKIAYQNPKMVVGCVIEHDNKVLLCKRNIEPSYGLWTLPAGYMEIGESAAEGAIRETWEESGADVEVLSPFAQLDIPLIGQTYIMFLAKMRKPHFSPGPESSDCRLFALDDIPFDSLSFSSILVTLKLYIEDVKVGRPRFHYGTINKMYDSQYGLLFNQDLAQVLLISMPILLIIICSLDTTECLVSLGC; via the exons ATGTCGGTAATGCTAAAGGCGATTCAAGCCCTGGCTTGCTGGAGAAGACCCTGCGCCACCGCCTCCGGTTTTTCCGCCGCGTCAGTCCCCGTCACCAGGTCGCCACCTCGCTGCTTCACAGCCTCCGCTCAGTTCCCCGCACCGTCGGTGAGGACAAGACGTTGTCTGAGAGCAATCCGAGTTTATGCCACTCGGTCCGAGTCAAACTCGGAGAGCAGCACCCCACCGGTCTCTGTGCAGTCCCCT GGCATTGTGAAAAAGATCAAATTTTGCCAGTGGTGCGGTGGGCCGACCAAGCATGAAATACCTGATGGAGAGGAGAGGATGAGAGCTATATGCACTCTTTGTGGGAAAATCGCTTATCAGAACCCAAAAATG GTTGTGGGTTGCGTCATTGAACATGATAACAAGGTCCTTCTTTGCAAGAGGAACATTGAACCTTCTTATGGCCTTTG GACTCTTCCAGCTGGTTATATGGAAATTGGAGAGTCAGCTGCTGAAGGGGCGATTAGGGAAACTTGGGAAGAATCGGGTGCAGATGTGGAGGTGCTTTCACCTTTCGCACAACTTGACATCCCTCTTATCGGGCAA ACTTACATAATGTTCTTGGCCAAGATGCGGAAGCCTCACTTCTCACCTGGTCCAGAATCATCAGATTGCCGTCTCTTTGCCCTTGATGATATTCCTTTTGATTCTTTGtcgttttcttctattttggTCACCTTGAAATTG TATATAGAAGATGTTAAGGTTGGACGGCCTAGATTCCATTATGGTACCATCAATAAAATGTACGACTCTCAGTATGGTTTGCTTTTTAATCAAG ACCTGGCTCAAGTCCTTCTGATATCCATGCCTATACTCTTGATCATCATTTGCAGTCTTGATACAACTGAATGTCTTGTATCTCTG GGTTGTTGA
- the LOC116196043 gene encoding nudix hydrolase 23, chloroplastic isoform X2, translating to MSVMLKAIQALACWRRPCATASGFSAASVPVTRSPPRCFTASAQFPAPSVRTRRCLRAIRVYATRSESNSESSTPPVSVQSPGIVKKIKFCQWCGGPTKHEIPDGEERMRAICTLCGKIAYQNPKMVVGCVIEHDNKVLLCKRNIEPSYGLWTLPAGYMEIGESAAEGAIRETWEESGADVEVLSPFAQLDIPLIGQTYIMFLAKMRKPHFSPGPESSDCRLFALDDIPFDSLSFSSILVTLKLYIEDVKVGRPRFHYGTINKIPGSSPSDIHAYTLDHHLQS from the exons ATGTCGGTAATGCTAAAGGCGATTCAAGCCCTGGCTTGCTGGAGAAGACCCTGCGCCACCGCCTCCGGTTTTTCCGCCGCGTCAGTCCCCGTCACCAGGTCGCCACCTCGCTGCTTCACAGCCTCCGCTCAGTTCCCCGCACCGTCGGTGAGGACAAGACGTTGTCTGAGAGCAATCCGAGTTTATGCCACTCGGTCCGAGTCAAACTCGGAGAGCAGCACCCCACCGGTCTCTGTGCAGTCCCCT GGCATTGTGAAAAAGATCAAATTTTGCCAGTGGTGCGGTGGGCCGACCAAGCATGAAATACCTGATGGAGAGGAGAGGATGAGAGCTATATGCACTCTTTGTGGGAAAATCGCTTATCAGAACCCAAAAATG GTTGTGGGTTGCGTCATTGAACATGATAACAAGGTCCTTCTTTGCAAGAGGAACATTGAACCTTCTTATGGCCTTTG GACTCTTCCAGCTGGTTATATGGAAATTGGAGAGTCAGCTGCTGAAGGGGCGATTAGGGAAACTTGGGAAGAATCGGGTGCAGATGTGGAGGTGCTTTCACCTTTCGCACAACTTGACATCCCTCTTATCGGGCAA ACTTACATAATGTTCTTGGCCAAGATGCGGAAGCCTCACTTCTCACCTGGTCCAGAATCATCAGATTGCCGTCTCTTTGCCCTTGATGATATTCCTTTTGATTCTTTGtcgttttcttctattttggTCACCTTGAAATTG TATATAGAAGATGTTAAGGTTGGACGGCCTAGATTCCATTATGGTACCATCAATAAAAT ACCTGGCTCAAGTCCTTCTGATATCCATGCCTATACTCTTGATCATCATTTGCAGTCTTGA
- the LOC116196044 gene encoding uncharacterized protein LOC116196044 isoform X1, whose amino-acid sequence MNNTIRSAVASSRGPCAHLRAAFFHSTPVLERKRRNHWESRSNYNTRRFRKMQSKQSLLRNVNAYADFLFKRWEEEADEDDPFSSRSSWFGNHFNKGSQRQRKGKRSNQRWGGKDFQFCEEEIDVETIFRSAFGGTRCFYWSFVEDENPHSHWRSWTRQSNDHRGYRYWRDCSDDEYEFSPESDSSELQLASDRVALGLSTSGPLKLEDVKNAYRACALKWHPDRHQGSSKAVAEEKFKLCSAAYQSLCDKLAVE is encoded by the exons ATGAACAACACCATTAGATCAGCTGTAGCGAGCTCGCGGGGACCCTGCGCCCATCTCAGGGCTGCGTTCTTCCACTCCACCCCCGTCCTCGAACGTAAACGGCGCAACCACTGGGAATCC AGATCAAACTACAATACGAGAAGGTTTCGGAAGATGCAATCGAAGCAATCCTTATTGCGTAATGTCAATGCCTATGCGGACTTTCTATTTAAG AGGTGGGAAGAGGAGGCTGATGAGGATGACCCGTTCTCCAGCAGAAGCTCATGGTTTGGAAATCATTTTAATAAGGGTTCACAAAGGCAGAGGAAGGGCAAACGGAGCAATCAACGCTGGGGTGGAA AAGATTTCCAGTTCTGTGAGGAAGAGATTGATGTTGAGACGATCTTTAGGTCTGCCTTTGGTGGGACACGGTGCTTTTACTGGTCATTTGTAGAAGACGAGAATCCCCATTCTCATTGGAGAAGCTGGACAAGGCAGTCCAACGACCATCGAGGATACAGGTATTGGAGAGACTGCAGTGATGACGAATACGAGTTCTCCCCTGAGTCTGACAGTTCGGAGTTGCAATTGGCTTCAGATAGAGTGGCCCTCGGGCTGAGCACTTCGGGCCCTCTTAAACTCGAAGATGTCAagaatgc ATATCGAGCTTGTGCCTTAAAATGGCACCCTGATCGCCACCAGGGCTCTTCAAAG GCCGTTGCAGAGGAGAAGTTCAAGCTCTGCAGTGCAGCATACCAGTCTTTATGCGACAAACTTGCCGTAGAATGA
- the LOC116196044 gene encoding uncharacterized protein LOC116196044 isoform X2, with translation MNNTIRSAVASSRGPCAHLRAAFFHSTPVLERKRRNHWESRSNYNTRRFRKMQSKQSLLRNVNAYADFLFKRWEEEADEDDPFSSRSSWFGNHFNKGSQRQRKGKRSNQRWGGNFQFCEEEIDVETIFRSAFGGTRCFYWSFVEDENPHSHWRSWTRQSNDHRGYRYWRDCSDDEYEFSPESDSSELQLASDRVALGLSTSGPLKLEDVKNAYRACALKWHPDRHQGSSKAVAEEKFKLCSAAYQSLCDKLAVE, from the exons ATGAACAACACCATTAGATCAGCTGTAGCGAGCTCGCGGGGACCCTGCGCCCATCTCAGGGCTGCGTTCTTCCACTCCACCCCCGTCCTCGAACGTAAACGGCGCAACCACTGGGAATCC AGATCAAACTACAATACGAGAAGGTTTCGGAAGATGCAATCGAAGCAATCCTTATTGCGTAATGTCAATGCCTATGCGGACTTTCTATTTAAG AGGTGGGAAGAGGAGGCTGATGAGGATGACCCGTTCTCCAGCAGAAGCTCATGGTTTGGAAATCATTTTAATAAGGGTTCACAAAGGCAGAGGAAGGGCAAACGGAGCAATCAACGCTGGGGTGGAA ATTTCCAGTTCTGTGAGGAAGAGATTGATGTTGAGACGATCTTTAGGTCTGCCTTTGGTGGGACACGGTGCTTTTACTGGTCATTTGTAGAAGACGAGAATCCCCATTCTCATTGGAGAAGCTGGACAAGGCAGTCCAACGACCATCGAGGATACAGGTATTGGAGAGACTGCAGTGATGACGAATACGAGTTCTCCCCTGAGTCTGACAGTTCGGAGTTGCAATTGGCTTCAGATAGAGTGGCCCTCGGGCTGAGCACTTCGGGCCCTCTTAAACTCGAAGATGTCAagaatgc ATATCGAGCTTGTGCCTTAAAATGGCACCCTGATCGCCACCAGGGCTCTTCAAAG GCCGTTGCAGAGGAGAAGTTCAAGCTCTGCAGTGCAGCATACCAGTCTTTATGCGACAAACTTGCCGTAGAATGA